A genome region from Arachis duranensis cultivar V14167 chromosome 8, aradu.V14167.gnm2.J7QH, whole genome shotgun sequence includes the following:
- the LOC107462271 gene encoding uncharacterized protein LOC107462271, whose amino-acid sequence MYGHPTNDCYDLKNVIEKLARVGQLDRYLVERSNSHGKRKRDDSNRRDPPPQTHHIHMISGGFGGGGLTKSSRKRHLKRVYQVGSETPNLPTISFTKEDGQGIIPGHDDPVVITMILTNAHLHRTLVDQGSSANILFKPAFDKLGLDERELKAYPNTLYGLGDMPIKPLGYIPHHTTFGKGENSKTLNINFIVVDVGSTYNALIGRTTLNWLAVVVSTPHLCMKFPTPKGIATVRGDQKLARKCYNESLNL is encoded by the coding sequence ATGTATGGCCATCCTACAAATGACTGTTACGACctcaaaaatgtgatagaaaagctggccagaGTAGGCCAGCTCGACAGGTATCTCGTAGAAAGGTCGAACAGTCATGGAAAAAGGAAGCGAGATGACAGTAATCGAAGAGACCCACCACCACAGACCCACCACATACACATGATCTCAGGGGGATTTGGAGGAGGAGGGCTTACCAAGTCATCTCGCAAGAGACATCTAAAGCGGGTTTACCAAGTCGGGAGCGAGACTCCCAATCTCCCAACCATCTCATTTACCAAAGAGGATGGGCAAGGGATCATTCCCGGGCATGACGACCCAGTGGTGATAACCATGATCCTAACAAATGCCCACCTCCACAGAACCTTGGTGGATCAAGGGAGCTCAGCCAATATCCTCTTCAAGCCAGCATTCGACAAACTAGGGTTGGATGAAAGGGAGCTAAAAGCTTACCCGAACACCCTGTATGGACTAGGAGACATGCCAATAAAGCCACTAGGATACATCCCCCACCACACGACCTTTGGAAAGGGGGAAAATTCCAAAACTCTGAACATCAACTTTATAGTCGTCGATGTTGGGTCGACGTATAATGCCTTAATTGGCAGAACCACCCTAAATTGGCTCGCGGTGGTGGTGTCAACCCctcacctttgcatgaaatttccAACACCTAAGGGAATAGCGACGGTGCGGGGAGACCAGAAATTGGCAAGAaagtgctacaatgaaagcttgAACCTCTGA